From the Alphaproteobacteria bacterium genome, the window CATTGCTACGGCAGTATTACCGTAGGAGGTTAATGCTTCTTCAGATGGCGTCAGCCCCAGTGCTTTAAGTTTGATAAAAGCACCCGTAACTTCTTCCAGTTGGAAGGGAGTGGTGGCTGCAAATTCCTGAATAAAGCCAAAGGCAACACCCGCTTTTTCAGCTGATCCGGTCACCGTTCTAAGGGAGGCTTCCAGTTTCTCAAATTTGGTGATCGTATCAACGATTTGCCTGCCGACAAACGCTGTAGCCATTAAGCCGCCTAAACGACCTACGCCACGCCCCAACTTAGAAAAACGCCGATCCATCCGATCAACACCCTGGTTGATCTGGGTGAAGGCTTTCTGCGTTTTATTAACTGCGCGGATCGTGAATTTAGCTTCAGCGAATCTTGCCATGGTTTTTACTCAGATTTTCAGATTGAAGTTCGAAGAATGCGACCCATTCCATAAATTGCTGCGGTGACATGGCTTCAATCTCGGACAGTGGCCGAGAGAGCCGCCATGCCAGCGCTAATTGGTTTCTTCTGGTTGGGTCGCGGCGGAGTTTCCCTTGTGCGTCTCCATATCACCGAAAAAATGCTCTTCGATCTTTTCAGCAATGCGGGAAACCACACGGTAATCCGCTTCCTGCATCAGCTTGTCACGGTCACTGACACTAAAGAGGCGTTTGCCATCTTTGTCCTTGGCTTTCACCACGATGATGTTGGCAGCCTGTTCGATGTTGCTTGCCTTTTTACTGGCAATTTTTCCCATCATATTGACTTCCGCCATCGTCATAGGAAATACATGGACTTCCAGTGGCCCTTTATCATCACCCCATTCTGGAACGTGGATGATTAGTCTTTCCTGCTTCGCGTAATGAGCAGTAGCACGATTAATAACACTCATATTAACTCCTATGGTACGGTTGATTCAGTTAAAGCGCCATTGCCGGTGAAGCTGAAGGATGCTTCAACAATGCCGTCAAAGGATGCATTGTAAGAAATGGAGGTAATGATCACATCACCCGTCCAGAACGTATCACCTGTATCATTACCTTCCGGATGTAGATTCAGCGTGACGGTAGAGCCAACTGTCAATGCGCCTTGGCCCAGCGTATCAGTGTCATCCCAGAAACCTTCAAAGCTGCCAGACCAGCTTTTGATAGTTGCTTGATTCTTCCGCCATGATGTTCCAATGATTGATGCGTCCACGGTATCGCTGGTAATTTCCAACGACCATGATTTAATTTCAGCGACCTGGTCTGATCCAACAAGAACCTTACCCTCGCTGCCTGCAGTAGTAGCCATAGTTTTTCTCCTTTAAAGTTGATTGAGTTTGAATAAAAAAAGGGCAGCCACAATAAATGGGCTGCCCTACATGAGAGATGCTGAGAGGGAGGCTAAATCAACGTCTCTGGCTCATGTTCTTTAACGACATAGAGTGTTGAGAAATTAAGAATGGCCACCGCCACCGGCTTTTCTCCATCGTCAGAGAATTGTGTTTCAGTGGTATCCAGCGCGGTATCTTTCACCAGGCCACCGATAGTCGGATCGGCAGCAATCAGCTGCTCAATTTCCATTGCCAGCGTATCGGTTTCTTCATCGACATTGCCGCGTGCTTTGACATAGGCTTCCACGGTAATCATCAGCTCTCGCTGTTGTGTACGGGGGCGGGACATGGATTGCTCACCCACCACTTCCTGTTTGCTATAGATCAGCAAGGCAGGTAGCTTTGGATCATCAATCGGATAGACCCGCGCTTCATAAACATTATTGCCTGCGGTAGTATTACCTTTCAGCAGGGCTGTTACCGCATTGCGGATTTGTGTGCGTGCGTGTTTCATAATTTTTCCATCATTAGTTCGGTAATGCCTTCGTTGTCTGGGCTGACAACGGCCACCTCATACTCGTTTCCATCAATAGTGAAGAGATCTCCGGCCTGTATCTCTGGGATATCGATGGTGCGAACAGAAAGCACTGGCTTGGCCACCACCACATCCACTGATTCACCACCTGTCAGCTCGGTAAATTCCTGCAGCATGCCAGAAACGATGCGAGGCATGCCGCCAGCTGGCGTATAGGTAACCTCGCGCCCATCCAATGCTTGCAGGAGCGCAAGATCACGCTCCTGCATATCCTCAATAAACGGCATAATTACAGGCCCACATTTAAGAGGATTTTCACATTGGCATCGCCGGATGCAGCTGCTTCTGCAGCCACACCAACAATGGTATTACCCGATGCAGTGGTAGTCAGATTGCTATTGGTAGTATTCCAATAGAGCTTCTGACCTTGCGTGACCGCACCACTGGCTTTGGCAACGCTGAACACGCCGGAGACATGCACCGCACCGGTTTTACCATCGGCAATATCGGTTTTAGCAATACCGCCAATCGTACCAATCAGCACAAAATCACCGGATGCAACATCTGCACCCGATGGGGTATAGTTGAGGGCTTTGCCCTCTTGAACGAAGTTAGTAGCCATAAGTTTTCTCCTAATAAGTTGGCATTAAAAAAGCGGCTCAGAAAACCTAGCCGCCACAGGTTGAAGTTAATTAAAGTTGGTCAGGTTAGAGATTAAGCACCTGGGTTTTTGTACAGAGTACGATATTCAAGAGGCGATGCCGCCGCATCAATGCGCACCTTGTATTCGCGCCCATCAATCGTCCAGCCATCCATATCATCAAGGAATGGCAGTGCCACACCATCCAGATAGCCAACCTCGATAGTGTCGAAGGAATTGGCATCTGCCAGCAGGTACCATGCCGTGGCTGAAGCTGCATCCAAACGGGCATCGGCGAGCACCTCAAGCGCACCATTAACAGTGGCTAGATTGCGTACTCGG encodes:
- a CDS encoding phage tail protein; protein product: MATTAGSEGKVLVGSDQVAEIKSWSLEITSDTVDASIIGTSWRKNQATIKSWSGSFEGFWDDTDTLGQGALTVGSTVTLNLHPEGNDTGDTFWTGDVIITSISYNASFDGIVEASFSFTGNGALTESTVP
- a CDS encoding DUF2190 family protein — protein: MATNFVQEGKALNYTPSGADVASGDFVLIGTIGGIAKTDIADGKTGAVHVSGVFSVAKASGAVTQGQKLYWNTTNSNLTTTASGNTIVGVAAEAAASGDANVKILLNVGL